The Oncorhynchus tshawytscha isolate Ot180627B linkage group LG05, Otsh_v2.0, whole genome shotgun sequence genome includes a window with the following:
- the si:dkey-1j5.4 gene encoding leucine-rich repeat-containing protein 15 isoform X1, whose amino-acid sequence MEVMVCGIQEGETLEHSGCCFDKVGMQLVACLAVLVFWVAEAVESCPDVCKCTKKTSAERSEVNCHKKGMRTFPSNLPPDSWILKMGENGIVDLPANVLKPIPKIESINLERNAIKSIHPQAFSGAQRLMLLNLYGNQINKLPMKGFQDLINLRFLMLGQNQISSVKPDMFTGMRNLSDLDLPLNSLIALPSNAFKPLIALKVLDLALNRIERISPKGFLGLTELLFLNLDNNSLKSISAGAFKPLASLEMLVLDNNLLSTLTSATLEGLSNLQELYLRNNELERLPQDLFRHTPKLSQLALSGNRFKNMDGNIFTQLSGLREVYLHDNPWTCDCNINGLVRWVSQTKANLSPLESLRCVAPTEYRNKSLSSLKDQNLRCRA is encoded by the exons ATGGAGGTCATGGTTTGTGGAATACAGGAGGGAGAAACGCTAGAACACAGCGGCTGCTGTTTTGACAAGG TAGGCATGCAGCTGGTAGCCTGTTTAGCAGTGCTGGTGTTCTGGGTGGCAGAAGCTGTAGAGAGCTGTCCTGATGTCTGTAAATGCACCAAGAAAACCAGCGCtgaaaggtcagaggtcaactgCCACAAGAAGGGGATGAGGACATTTCCCTCCAACCTGCCCCCTGATTCCTGGATCCTAAAGATGG GTGAGAATGGAATAGTCGACCTCCCAGCAAACGTCCTGAAACCCATCCCCAAGATCGAAAGCATCAACTTGGAACGCAATGCCATCAAATCAATACACCCCCAGGCCTTCTCTGGAGCCCAGAGGCTGATGCTGCTCAACCTGTATGGGAATCAGATCAACAAACTCCCTATGAAAGGCTTCCAGGATCTCATCAACCTCCGCTTCCTCATGCTGGGCCAGAACCAGATCTCCAGTGTCAAACCAGACATGTTCACAGGCATGAGGAACCTTTCAGACCTGGACCTGCCCCTCAACTCTCTAATTGCCCTTCCTTCCAACGCCTTCAAGCCTCTGATCGCCCTAAAGGTCCTGGACCTGGCCCTCAACCGCATCGAGAGGATCTCCCCCAAAGGCTTTCTGGGCTTGACAGAGCTGCTGTTCCTCAACCTGGACAACAACAGTCTGAAGAGCATCTCGGCTGGTGCTTTCAAGCCTCTGGCCTCCCTGGAGATGCTGGTGCTGGATAACAACCTGCTGTCCACTTTGACCTCAGCCACTCTGGAGGGCCTGTCCAACCTTCAGGAGCTCTACCTGAGGAACAACGAGCTGGAGAGGCTGCCCCAGGACCTGTTTAGACATACACCCAAGCTCTCCCAGCTGGCCCTCAGTGGAAACCGTTTCAAAAACATGGATGGAAACATTTTCACCCAGCTGTCTG gcctgagggaggTGTATCTCCATGACAACCCCTGGACATGTGACTGCAACATCAATGGCCTGGTGCGCTGGGTGTCCCAGACAAAGGCCAACCTTTCCCCTCTGGAGTCCCTGAGGTGTGTTGCCCCGACAGAGTACCGCAACAAATCCCTCAGCAGCCTCAAAGACCAGAACCTACGCTGTCGGGCCTAG
- the si:dkey-1j5.4 gene encoding leucine-rich repeat-containing protein 15 isoform X2: protein MQLVACLAVLVFWVAEAVESCPDVCKCTKKTSAERSEVNCHKKGMRTFPSNLPPDSWILKMGENGIVDLPANVLKPIPKIESINLERNAIKSIHPQAFSGAQRLMLLNLYGNQINKLPMKGFQDLINLRFLMLGQNQISSVKPDMFTGMRNLSDLDLPLNSLIALPSNAFKPLIALKVLDLALNRIERISPKGFLGLTELLFLNLDNNSLKSISAGAFKPLASLEMLVLDNNLLSTLTSATLEGLSNLQELYLRNNELERLPQDLFRHTPKLSQLALSGNRFKNMDGNIFTQLSGLREVYLHDNPWTCDCNINGLVRWVSQTKANLSPLESLRCVAPTEYRNKSLSSLKDQNLRCRA from the exons ATGCAGCTGGTAGCCTGTTTAGCAGTGCTGGTGTTCTGGGTGGCAGAAGCTGTAGAGAGCTGTCCTGATGTCTGTAAATGCACCAAGAAAACCAGCGCtgaaaggtcagaggtcaactgCCACAAGAAGGGGATGAGGACATTTCCCTCCAACCTGCCCCCTGATTCCTGGATCCTAAAGATGG GTGAGAATGGAATAGTCGACCTCCCAGCAAACGTCCTGAAACCCATCCCCAAGATCGAAAGCATCAACTTGGAACGCAATGCCATCAAATCAATACACCCCCAGGCCTTCTCTGGAGCCCAGAGGCTGATGCTGCTCAACCTGTATGGGAATCAGATCAACAAACTCCCTATGAAAGGCTTCCAGGATCTCATCAACCTCCGCTTCCTCATGCTGGGCCAGAACCAGATCTCCAGTGTCAAACCAGACATGTTCACAGGCATGAGGAACCTTTCAGACCTGGACCTGCCCCTCAACTCTCTAATTGCCCTTCCTTCCAACGCCTTCAAGCCTCTGATCGCCCTAAAGGTCCTGGACCTGGCCCTCAACCGCATCGAGAGGATCTCCCCCAAAGGCTTTCTGGGCTTGACAGAGCTGCTGTTCCTCAACCTGGACAACAACAGTCTGAAGAGCATCTCGGCTGGTGCTTTCAAGCCTCTGGCCTCCCTGGAGATGCTGGTGCTGGATAACAACCTGCTGTCCACTTTGACCTCAGCCACTCTGGAGGGCCTGTCCAACCTTCAGGAGCTCTACCTGAGGAACAACGAGCTGGAGAGGCTGCCCCAGGACCTGTTTAGACATACACCCAAGCTCTCCCAGCTGGCCCTCAGTGGAAACCGTTTCAAAAACATGGATGGAAACATTTTCACCCAGCTGTCTG gcctgagggaggTGTATCTCCATGACAACCCCTGGACATGTGACTGCAACATCAATGGCCTGGTGCGCTGGGTGTCCCAGACAAAGGCCAACCTTTCCCCTCTGGAGTCCCTGAGGTGTGTTGCCCCGACAGAGTACCGCAACAAATCCCTCAGCAGCCTCAAAGACCAGAACCTACGCTGTCGGGCCTAG